ATATAATCGATTACTCTTAATGCTTGATGCGAAGCTGTATGTGCCAACATTTGTTTACCATTTGCATCTCcaatacaaaatatattatcatatacTTGTGTATCAATTGATTGATTTAGTTCATTTGTATTAGCATTTTTTTGGTCTGTCTTTTGAATGGGTTCTATTTGAACCCGTAATTGATCATCTACTAAAACAAAACCTTTATTCATTTTAGCATTTAAATTTTCAAGACCGATATTTTCAGTATTTGGTTTTCTACCAGTAGCAACTAAACAACTATCCACATGAAGTTCCTTAACATGTTCTCCATTAATTTGAGTAGTAGATGCTGTAGAATCAGGATTTGTTTTTGTGCGTAAAGAATAACCAATAACAACAGGTTTGCCATTTGAAGCTGGATGTACATATTTGATCTCTGtgtttagaaaataattaattggttttgtttttaaaaaaacattttcaaaatatttagcAATATCAGTATCAACAAAAGGAAGAAATTCAGGagaatattcaaaaaatgtaatttcAGATCCTAATGCGGTATATATATCAGAAAATTCTAAACCTATTATACCCATACCAATTatagaaatataattttgtaacCCTTGTAAATTTATTGCCTGATCACTAGTAAATACAGTTTTATGATCaacattaatattttgtGGAACATTTGGAATTGATCCAGTTgctaatataatattttttgctttatataattgtttattttttttactttgtatagtatttttattaataatatatccaTGGTCATAAATTACTTGAACTGATTGAGggtttttattaaatttggtATTTTTCATACCATGTGTTATTCcactttttaattttttaataacattttgtgtatattcttttaatttatttgtattaatacATATACTATCAGCTATTAATTGTGtactttttatttcatctttttctTTGTCTATATAAGCATTACTATATATTCCATAGTTGCATAatttacttatattttttaattctctatatttatttgttgcatataataatgcttTACTTGGTATACAACCAACATTAACACATGTGCCTCCTAATGATTCTTCATTTCCTgcaaatataataacttttaaatttttttctattgCATTTATAGCAGCTGCATGGCCACCAACTCCGCATCCTAATATTGCAACATCATATTGATCTGGATAAATTTCCATTTTAGATGTATCGTTATTTTCTGACTTTGCACCTGGTTTtgttttgatttttttactatatcTTAGATTACCATTTTTAGGacaaatgaatttataattttttgattctataaaaaatttttttttttttttacaaggAAATAATGTAGTGTTACATTGGATAGAGTCATGATATCCTTTTTCCATTTTCCAATTTGTATTAAATGCAGAAATAGATTTTACATTTTGTGAAATTTTAACTCCTTCATTTttgtttaaaataaaaaggaaacTTACACATATCAAAataattgtataaaatttgtGGAGTTGaattttgttcattatcCTCATTTtattaagtttttttttttttttttttttttttttttaaaaagctcgaaagttaataaaaaaaggataCAATTTTTAGTATgatatatcttttattttaatgtGTGATTTAAGAGCTAAAAGAGAAGACGAAAATGacgatatattttaaaacttttatatattgcatatttTGTAGTGGTATTTCACACATGTATAATAAATACTACACAGATCTACATcgatctatcatattatatatttttttttttaagtattatttgtattaatttggaaaatgcataaaaaaaaatatatactatcctttttaaaacattgtattttatttttagtgAAAATTATTAAGAACAAATTTAAACTTGGTTGTCatacagaaaaaaaaaaaaaaataaataaataggCAACATGTGTGTtgttgaatttttttttttttttttttttgcccatattttttttcatatttaattGCAGTGGGggttttaaaataatttgtttttacCCCCGGATCCGAAACATATACAATCAGATAGTAAAGTCAAAAACGGTCGAAAAAAGCCAAAAAAGGTCGAAAAAGGTCAAAATAAGTTGAAACAAGCTAAAATACGTATAAATAATAGGACGGAGactgatgaaaataaaataatacccATTTATTTAGCGATGGAATGCCCATTTATTTAGCGATGGAATGCCCATTTATTTAGCGATGgaatataaaatgtaaataaaaacaagAATGAAGACCCTTATggttataaaatttgttttcACATCATCCCAATAAATGAGAAAATTTATAATAGTACATCATAATATGGTAATACTTTTGAAAAGTGTAGTATTtctttaaaaattatgaattattttagcgagaatgcatatatatacatgtacatGTACATATGGACATTCATAATGTTACGAGtctataatatattaaaagtttccatttttctattatataaatggtAAGATATAGAgcgataaaaatatgtaattgttataaaacattttagTTGCGtcgaattaaaaatattaagaatCTATGTTATAGAAACCTTTATATTGATTAACCTTTTTAATCTAACAAACTTTGtgaattttatatatgttatatttttgtggGGTTCtaaaatttttcaaattattcGAAACAACAatagaacaaaaaaatatatttgtgtgTATTTCTTTTCAttgcaaaaatatatacatacaataatataaaaaaattataattttctaaaaAGTGTACTAAATAAAAGATTATACACACATTATTTTCTgaattgttcatatttttcaaaaataaaaatgatatatgcatatattattgtaagtattttatattttattaaaaaaaaatttagattgtatttgatatattattttaaacaaattatttcgTATTCTTTTATGtgcaaaatattaaatacttttattttataaaaaataatatattgttatttttataattaattttattccaAAAAATTGACTTATTTTAAATCAATAGTTTTCCTTTTTGTGTGATATTAAAGTAGACGaaaagatgaaataaaagagaaaaaatataaaagatttAAGAAGCAAAAAAACTaaggaaaaaaatagtatattttatttttgtgttAAAAAATAGTTATCACAGTTtactaaaataataattttccatATTTGAATCAAATTCATATTtcctataaaaaaaaatgcacatTTTATTAAAGCGATTgcattataaataaaattacttTAGTTTGTGTTACTAAAATTATTGTCCTTTATTTTGCTTTATTTTGCTTTATTTTGCTTTATTTTGCTTTATTTTGCTTTATTTTGCTTATTTTGCTTATTTTGCTTTATTTTGCTTTATTTTGCTTTATtttgctttattttttttatttttcttattttgctttatttttcttatttttcttatCTTTCCTATTTtgctttatttttcttattattaaaattgtatgcatGCTAGGCGTTGATATTTGTATGAACTTTTTATGAacgttcatattttttttatttttatttatatatttttattaacgtTCATGCATTTTTACCTTTTTcctaatttttaaaattattattataatatatgtataatatatatataatatacttatatttttttgtaatttctTATAGTTCGATATGCAGATATATTAAATGGACTATTTTGTGAAAACAGTTTTATCTGTTATtcacatttaatatatcaacGCATACGTATGTATATACTATATTttccaaaaatatattatttagttGTGTATGtagtaaattatttgaacgttttcattataatgtcCACAACATGCTTATCTATAGCATATATCTTAGaagattataataaaaataatttgtaacgatatatatatttatatttaatggGGAAAAGATGAATGGAAATCTCAAAAATGACAAAAATTTTACGTTTGGAAATGAATGGGATGAATTTAGTTTTAAAGATAACGAAAAAAATTGCTTAAATAAAAGTAATGTTAATCCCAGccaaataaatgaaatggATTTTTTCTTTGAAAattacaataataaaaatgatgctAATATTTTGCAGTTTTCTAATAAATGTACTTCAAATAGTATAAGTGGGAAAAATGAAATGCACACAAAATATGATGTAAATGGAAATAGCGACACAAAATATGATGTAAATGGGAATAGCGAcacaaaatttaataaatatttaacaaaCAATGTTAACAATTCTTTATGGAATGAATCTAACGAAAGTTATAATAtcgttaaaaataaaaaggaaagaaataaaacaccaataaaaaaacaagTTCAAAACTCGGATAAACTAATTTCAAGTATGAATGAAATTAGTAACCCCTTTGATGTACAATCAAATGGACAAAAATTAAATCCGGATTCGACCTTCGATTTGTGGGAAAAGTTTACAGAATATGATAAAGAATATGAACTTACGGGAAATGAATcgttttatgaaaaaaaaaaaaaaaaaaaaaatttagatGATTATATAATTCACTCTGGAAAAGGATCCCtaaataattctaatatatataagaaagGTGGTACtgaaaatggtgaaaataatgaaaatgttgaaaatggtgaaaatggtgaaaatgaGAATAGAATTAGGGTAATGTCAAAGAGTAATCGAAATGTAGTTAAAGgggatgaaaaaataaaaaattcaattgattatcataaaaaatgtgaaaaacaAAATACATTAACAAAGATTGATTCATTTTATGAAGAAGAATTTACAACAAgtttaaaaaatggaaataaattaaatgatgATATCAATTTAATTTCTGAACATGACATACAAATTGAATGTTATTCCGATAAAAGCATTTCACAATGTAAAGtagtaaataataaaataagcataaaaaaaaaaaatgacataTTATTGGGAGAAGactatgaaaaaaatatttacaaaaaaaataaagacatATTTATCAATAgcaatgataataataacaataataacatCTTATCGGACTCGAAACATTCTATTAGCAATTTGCAAATTAATGATAAAgcgataaaaaaaaaaacagaatcCCCGAATAGCAATTATACTAGCAGATATCGTTATATTGGTAACGATAATAATggtgataatgataatgatcttgaaaaaaaaacaaaagaaaagattccgaaaaaaaatatttcaactcaagaattaataaatagtTATAAAGATTGTACTAACAATAGTGTGGATATTTTGGTAGATGAACAAAGTAAAGACGAAATACAATTAAAAAgagagataaaaaaaaaaaaaaaaataatgaaacctataaataataaaaatacatcaCAATCATTTACTAGTGTAATAGATGATTCTGAAaatacatattatgataatacAAAATTTTCTGAACAAAGTAGTAGTAATTTGTTAAAGCTAGATGAAAGTTCAGAATTTTTTTGTAACTCTAATATGATggatgatgaaaaaaaaaaaaaaataaaaactaagAAAGGAActaaagatgaaaaaaatttaaaaaaaaaaaaaatggaagatatggataataataaaaaggaaatagAAATGGAAATAGAAATGgaaatcgaaaaaaataaatctgaGATATCAAAACAAGCAGAACAAAGTTATTCATTTGAATCTATAAAAACgaataataatagtagtaaATCTTTTGATGAAAttaaagaatatttaaataataaaaacacaAAAGAAACGAactataattataattcaattgatgatataaatgaaaattttaaattaaaaaataaaacattagaaataaaaaaaaaacaaactaTACGTACTAATAGTAAAAATACAATTTGTTCTAGTGACAAAGAAAAGATTCGAAACAATTCAAACtcaaaagaaaaattatcaaaagtGGTAAAAACAAAAGAACGAATAAAAGTTGGAGATATAGCTGACGAATTGGAATTAGAAATAGAATCAAACGAAACGAAAATGAAGAGAGAAAATGTGtgtgaaaaaaaaggaaCCATAAAACAAAAAGGAAATGAAAATATCAAAACGAATcgagataaaaaaataactgaaaatgtaaaaaaaattagtgaatccaaattttataatgacAATAGCAATAGCACAATGAACAGCAACTTTAGTAATTATtcgaatttaaaaaaaaaaaaaaaaaaaaaaatttctgATAAAATAACTGTTTTGCATTCAACTCCAAATTTGTCTAgaataaatacaaatttaataGAAGAAAATAACAAGAATAAAGATTGTGACGAAAAGGAAATATATGCTGATATATTAGtagatgataaaataatccaaaaagaaaacataaaaaaaaaaaatgatattaaaaatgttatatacaGAGATATACAAACAGATGGAACTgcaaattcaaataaatttattgtaaaaaaaaaaaacgatttTTCCATAGATGGAAATGAAACGTGTGGTCAAGAGGTTGTGGAGGATGAAGTAGAAAAGAAAGAAGAAAAGAAAGAGGAAATTTTAGAAAATGGTCAAAATGTAGAACAAAATGTAGAACAAAATGTAGAACAAAATGAATCGTTCGTCATCCAAAAAGGAcggaaatttaaaaatatgtttatttcatttattaaaagagaaaGCTATAAAAAAGATGAAGTAAATGAACAAGTTGATgagaataaaattataacaaaaaaagaatttattaaatggaatgaaatgaatttaaatatatataacgaaaatatgaacaaagaAAAGACGGAATCAAATTTGCGTgaatttgaaataaaaaataaatcaactAATAACGAAttggataatataaattcaagcaaagttattgaaaaatataaaaatggtttaaataatgaagataacaaaatatttaataatgataCAATATCTGAAAATACAtcaaattcaaaaaaaaaagcaaatacaatttataataattttttagaaaGCTTAAAACATCCATCTTGTAAAACAGTAATAGataaagtaaaaaattttattataaattttccACAAAATTCAAATAGAGAAGAATCAGCAAATAAGATTCATAGATTCATAAATGAAACACAACCTATTTTGTTAAAAtcaagtatatataaaaatttaaaccctgatcaaataaatattattattcaagggtttgaaaaatttataatacaaaaattatatttttatttatatcgtATGGATCCAAATGATAAAGATCATGATGAAcaaatttatacaaaaataaattgtcTTCAATGGGTAGAATTAAAGCATTTAGAAATTTCTGAAAATATAGATTTGAATCGTTTGAAATTAGCACAAAATGAACTTTTAAAAATTCCGAAAATGAAAGCAccttatgataaaataattatgatactAAATTGTTGCCGTATTGTTACAtctattttatatgaagcaaaaaaaattgttagaaaaaaaaaaaaaaaaaatgataaaaaattaaagattCCAAAGGAAGATAATCAACTTATAACAAATGAATCTACTCTTTCCGAGAACGGCTTTTCACTAAAGGGGGATACTAAACATGTTCGTGAAAGTGGGCATGCTCGTGAAAGTGGCCATGCTCGTGAAAGTGGTCAAGTTATAAGTTCAATCGATTTAATTAGCATCAAAGATAAATTTTCAACACGTTTGTTTGGGTTCGgcgaaaataaaaatggcaGCAGTTTTGGAAGCGGAATTTGGAATGTAGGCAAAAAAAATGGTTCTAAAAAAGATGTAGATGTAGGTGAAAATGGAGAGGATGATGATGAAGAAGATGACGATGAAGAAGATGACGATGATGAAGATGACGATGATGAAGATGACGATGAtgaagatgatgatgatgaagatGATGATGACGAGTTGTTGCCATGTGCAGATGAAGTTCTTCCTTTacttatatatgtaataataaaaacaaatccACCAGAATTAATTtctaatatttcatttattcaaCATTTTCGACATccaaataattttgtttccGAAGAGGCATATTCTTTTACACAGTTTTGTAGTGGTGTTGAATTTATTAAAGAACTTGGCAAAAgtacatttttaaatatctctgaaaaagaatataaagaaaaagttAATAAGGCcgaaaaattttatttaaatgaagTAAAAGAGAGTAATAAGAAGTTACAAGAAACGGCTGGCAAATTAaatgattttataaaattgtcaaatgaaaaaaaattaaataataatattattaataaaatagaatcaataaaattaaagtTTGAAAATGTAGAAAATTTGAATTTAGTTACTATTT
This genomic window from Plasmodium yoelii strain 17X genome assembly, chromosome: 7 contains:
- a CDS encoding dihydrolipoyl dehydrogenase, apicoplast, putative, whose translation is MRIMNKIQLHKFYTIILICVSFLFILNKNEGVKISQNVKSISAFNTNWKMEKGYHDSIQCNTTLFPCKKKKKFFIESKNYKFICPKNGNLRYSKKIKTKPGAKSENNDTSKMEIYPDQYDVAILGCGVGGHAAAINAIEKNLKVIIFAGNEESLGGTCVNVGCIPSKALLYATNKYRELKNISKLCNYGIYSNAYIDKEKDEIKSTQLIADSICINTNKLKEYTQNVIKKLKSGITHGMKNTKFNKNPQSVQVIYDHGYIINKNTIQSKKNKQLYKAKNIILATGSIPNVPQNINVDHKTVFTSDQAINLQGLQNYISIIGMGIIGLEFSDIYTALGSEITFFEYSPEFLPFVDTDIAKYFENVFLKTKPINYFLNTEIKYVHPASNGKPVVIGYSLRTKTNPDSTASTTQINGEHVKELHVDSCLVATGRKPNTENIGLENLNAKMNKGFVLVDDQLRVQIEPIQKTDQKNANTNELNQSIDTQVYDNIFCIGDANGKQMLAHTASHQALRVIDYIAKKEKKEEKEEIINPIENILNKPIIYKNIPSVCYTNPELAFVGFSEKDANKLYPDSIDVEITYYKSNSKILCENNISLNNNKNNSYNKGSYNFNDNSNGMVKMVYNKYTKQLLGVFIVGNYASILIHEAVLAINHNLTIYDLAYMVHSHPTVTEVLDTTFKSASGIRTH
- a CDS encoding vacuolar protein sorting-associated protein 9, putative; this translates as MNGNLKNDKNFTFGNEWDEFSFKDNEKNCLNKSNVNPSQINEMDFFFENYNNKNDANILQFSNKCTSNSISGKNEMHTKYDVNGNSDTKYDVNGNSDTKFNKYLTNNVNNSLWNESNESYNIVKNKKERNKTPIKKQVQNSDKLISSMNEISNPFDVQSNGQKLNPDSTFDLWEKFTEYDKEYELTGNESFYEKKKKKKNLDDYIIHSGKGSLNNSNIYKKGGTENGENNENVENGENGENENRIRVMSKSNRNVVKGDEKIKNSIDYHKKCEKQNTLTKIDSFYEEEFTTSLKNGNKLNDDINLISEHDIQIECYSDKSISQCKVVNNKISIKKKNDILLGEDYEKNIYKKNKDIFINSNDNNNNNNILSDSKHSISNLQINDKAIKKKTESPNSNYTSRYRYIGNDNNGDNDNDLEKKTKEKIPKKNISTQELINSYKDCTNNSVDILVDEQSKDEIQLKREIKKKKKIMKPINNKNTSQSFTSVIDDSENTYYDNTKFSEQSSSNLLKLDESSEFFCNSNMMDDEKKKKIKTKKGTKDEKNLKKKKMEDMDNNKKEIEMEIEMEIEKNKSEISKQAEQSYSFESIKTNNNSSKSFDEIKEYLNNKNTKETNYNYNSIDDINENFKLKNKTLEIKKKQTIRTNSKNTICSSDKEKIRNNSNSKEKLSKVVKTKERIKVGDIADELELEIESNETKMKRENVCEKKGTIKQKGNENIKTNRDKKITENVKKISESKFYNDNSNSTMNSNFSNYSNLKKKKKKKISDKITVLHSTPNLSRINTNLIEENNKNKDCDEKEIYADILVDDKIIQKENIKKKNDIKNVIYRDIQTDGTANSNKFIVKKKNDFSIDGNETCGQEVVEDEVEKKEEKKEEILENGQNVEQNVEQNVEQNESFVIQKGRKFKNMFISFIKRESYKKDEVNEQVDENKIITKKEFIKWNEMNLNIYNENMNKEKTESNLREFEIKNKSTNNELDNINSSKVIEKYKNGLNNEDNKIFNNDTISENTSNSKKKANTIYNNFLESLKHPSCKTVIDKVKNFIINFPQNSNREESANKIHRFINETQPILLKSSIYKNLNPDQINIIIQGFEKFIIQKLYFYLYRMDPNDKDHDEQIYTKINCLQWVELKHLEISENIDLNRLKLAQNELLKIPKMKAPYDKIIMILNCCRIVTSILYEAKKIVRKKKKKNDKKLKIPKEDNQLITNESTLSENGFSLKGDTKHVRESGHARESGHARESGQVISSIDLISIKDKFSTRLFGFGENKNGSSFGSGIWNVGKKNGSKKDVDVGENGEDDDEEDDDEEDDDDEDDDDEDDDDEDDDDEDDDDELLPCADEVLPLLIYVIIKTNPPELISNISFIQHFRHPNNFVSEEAYSFTQFCSGVEFIKELGKSTFLNISEKEYKEKVNKAEKFYLNEVKESNKKLQETAGKLNDFIKLSNEKKLNNNIINKIESIKLKFENVENLNLVTISELSSLFDEYKILVRLKNTILKDLQDHV